In Meleagris gallopavo isolate NT-WF06-2002-E0010 breed Aviagen turkey brand Nicholas breeding stock chromosome 15, Turkey_5.1, whole genome shotgun sequence, one DNA window encodes the following:
- the LOC100548454 gene encoding ubiquitin-conjugating enzyme E2 D3-like isoform X3, with translation MFHWQATIMGPNDSPYQGGVFFLTIHFPTDYPFKPPKVAFTTRIYHPNINSNGSICLDILRSQWSPALTISKGTSNAHLILLCSNY, from the exons tgttccACTGGCAAGCTACAATAATGGGACCA AATGACAGTCCCTATCAAGGTGGAGTATTTTTCTTGACAATTCACTTCCCAACAGATTATCCCTTCAAACCACCTAAG GTTGCATTTACAACAAGAATCTATCATCCAAATATTAACAGTAATGGCAGCATTTGTCTTGATATTCTACGATCACAGTGGTCCCCAGCACTAACTATTTCAAAAGGTACCTCCAATGCTCACTTAATTTTACTCTGCTCTAATTACTGA